TAGGCCGGTTATTCTTCGAAGAAGAATAGGCCCATTCCCGCCGGAATTCGGCGGGAATTCGACCGGAAGGTCGAATGCATTTCCCCGGAGGGGAAAGCCGGAAGACGCGATGCATTTCGCCGCTAAACTCTCCGAATTTCCGTCTTGTTTTTGCGGAGAGTTTAGCGGCGAAATAGGGTTGTTTGCTCAGATTGCGGTGATCGTGAGTGCTGTGATGCCCAGCCACAGGGTGTGCCAGGACTGGTCGAGGGCGTAGGCCCCGGTGCCCAGGTGGGCGGCGGGCTTGCCCGCGGCGGTGGCCGGTGCGGCGGGGTGGTCGGGGGTCCCGCATCGGCTGGCCAGCCGGGCGAGCGTGGTGCGGCGGTCGGCCCAGTAGTGCGAGGCGGCGTCCAGGGACAGGCCGACCACCAGCCCGACCGGCGCCAGCGGCAGTTCCAGAGCCAGGACCACCGGAGCCAGTACGGCTCCCTTCGTCGCGGTCAGGCCCAGCACGTGCCGGGCGCAGGCGAGTCGGCCCTTCCATCCCGGCTGGCCCTTGCTGGCTGCCTGGCAGGACGACTGTACCCAGTGGTCCCCGAGGCTGTGGCCGATATAGAGGGCGACGAAGACGGCGGCGAAAACGGCGGCGGGGCTGGTGTCGGTCATGATGGGGGCTCCTGCTCTGTGAGATGGGGTGGGGAAGGGGGCCGCCGTGCGCCTGCCAGTGGACGGCGGCCCCTGCTGGCGGGTAGTCAGCGCTCGCGCTGGGGGCCGCCATCGGTCGCCCAGCGCGCCCAGGTGGAGGGCGTGCCGTCGATGAGGGTGTTCCTGCGGGACTGTGCGGTTGACTTGGGCACGTCCATGGCCCTGGCCAGAGACGGGAGGGTGCCGCCCGCTTCGTGGTGGCGGCGGATCGCGGCATCCCGGATGCCCTCGATACGGGGCAGCAGTCGGTGGTGCAGGTCGCTGATGATCTGCTGCCAGGTCTCGGGCCCGGCCTCCCGTGCCGGACGTGCGTCGGCGTGGTGGTCGGCGTCGGCCGGCACCCAGCCGGTGCGCAGGGTGGCCAGGCCCCACAGGGCGGAGTGCAGGGTGTCCGCGATCGGGCCCAGTTCCCCGCCGATGCCGGCGGCTTCCTCCGGGGTGAACGACATCGTGATGTCGACGCCTCCGTGCCGGGCGGCGTCGCCTTCCCGGATGGTGAGCGTGTCGTCGCAGGGCAGCTCGGTGCGGGCGCTGGCCAGGATCTCGGCATGGTCGAACGCGAGATCGTGCGGGAGTGCGTCCAGCGGCCACCAGCGGGCGTCGCGGGCGTCGTCGTCTGCTGCGGCCTGGGTGTCGGCCGGCACTTGGGCGAGATAGGCGGTGGTGACGTACCGGCCGCGGGGGTCGCGGCCGGGGGTGCTCCAGGTGCCCAGCTCCTGCAGGTCCTCCTCCGCCACGTGCACTCCGGTCTCTTCCTCCAGCTCCCGAACCGCGGCGGCCTGGGCGGTCTCGCCGGGGTCGACGTGTCCGCCGGGCAGCGCCCAGTGCCCCTCATAGGGGTCCCAGCCGCGCTCGATCAGCAGCACGCGGTTGTCGGGGGTCACGGCGACGACGTCGGCGGTGAGCCGGATGCTCTCGGGGGTGGTGTCGGTCATGGGGTTCCCTCCCTCGGAGTAGGGGTACGACTTTTCGTACCCCTTGGCCGACACCAAAGTACGAAACTTCGTACTCCCTGTCAAGAGTTCACGGCGTCACGGCGTCGTGACGTCACGCCGTCGTGAGCTTGCACCGTCGTGACGTCTGCGTTAATGCAGGTCAGACCCACTGCGCAGCGCTTTTGCGCAGTGGGTCTGACCTGGCGGTGTCAGTGTCGGAGACGGCGGATGAGAGTGCGGTGGGTCTCGGGGTGGTACCGCGCCAGCCGCAGCAGCTCCCGGATGACCTCTCCCTTGTCCAGCCGCCGCTGTCCGGTCTCTGAGCGCAGGTCGACCAGCCACCGGTCGATCTCGTCGACTTCCTCCGGGTCGAACCGCACGGTGGTGGCGCTGGAGCCGGAGGCCGGTGGCGCGGGTCGGCGTCCCAGGTGGACGGTCTTGCCTTTGACTTGTGGTGGCTGGGGGCGAGTCTCTTCCCCGTCGCCTACGGCAGACAGCCCGGTCTCGACCGGCACCCCGTTCGGCTTGGGTGCTCTGCGTGATGTCATCGGGCCGGTACCTCCTTGATGAACCGCTGCGCCAGCAGCTCCCAGGGCGCGCGCGCCCTGGTGCTGTCCCTGACCTGGCACAGCGGTTTGGCGTCCTCGTCGGCGTAGTGCAGGAGGGTCATGCGGGGCACGATGCCCCAGACCTTCTCTTCTCCGAACAGCTCACGGGCGTTCTTCACCTGCTGGACCTCCCCGGAGTTGCGTGAATCGACTTGGGAGAGGATCACTCCGAGCCAGTCCAGATCGTCGTTTGCCAAGTCCTCTCCTCGCTCGACGACGAAGTCGCGGTACCGCCGTGCGCTGTTGAGGCTGT
This portion of the Streptomyces sp. WMMB303 genome encodes:
- a CDS encoding NUDIX hydrolase, whose translation is MTDTTPESIRLTADVVAVTPDNRVLLIERGWDPYEGHWALPGGHVDPGETAQAAAVRELEEETGVHVAEEDLQELGTWSTPGRDPRGRYVTTAYLAQVPADTQAAADDDARDARWWPLDALPHDLAFDHAEILASARTELPCDDTLTIREGDAARHGGVDITMSFTPEEAAGIGGELGPIADTLHSALWGLATLRTGWVPADADHHADARPAREAGPETWQQIISDLHHRLLPRIEGIRDAAIRRHHEAGGTLPSLARAMDVPKSTAQSRRNTLIDGTPSTWARWATDGGPQRER
- a CDS encoding transcriptional regulator, whose product is MTDTSPAAVFAAVFVALYIGHSLGDHWVQSSCQAASKGQPGWKGRLACARHVLGLTATKGAVLAPVVLALELPLAPVGLVVGLSLDAASHYWADRRTTLARLASRCGTPDHPAAPATAAGKPAAHLGTGAYALDQSWHTLWLGITALTITAI